Genomic DNA from uncultured Acetobacterium sp.:
TGATTCGATGGGACTCCCCCCATTATGGTCGCGTAGCCCCGCTGAGTTTCATCCCGTTGGCCGAAGAAATGGGGTTAATTATCGGCATTGGCGAGTGGGTATTGTTAACAGCCTGCCACAAATTTAAAGAGCTGGATGATCGCTTTAACCAGGATCTGTGCATTTCGGTAAATGTATCGGCTGTTCAAATGCGGGACAAAAATTTTGTTGAGATTGTCAAAGCGGTTCTTTTGAAAACCAATATTGATCCCAAGCAATTGGAATTGGAAATAACCGAATCGCTTTTTATTGATGACATGGAAGAAACCATTAAGATGCTCAATGAAATAAAAGCATTGAATGTCCGGATTTCTCTGGATGATTTTGGTACCGGTTTTTCGTCTTTGAGTTACTTGAGACGCCTTCCCATTGACACTTTGAAAATTGATAAATCCTTTATCGATGATCTCTCTGATCAGGATGCTTCCATTCGCATCGTCGGTGATATCATTTCTCTGGGTCATAACCTGGACGCCAGTATTGTTGCCGAAGGCATCGAAAACAGCACCCAACTGGAATATCTAAAAAACAATCACTGCGATTGTATCCAGGGCTTTATGTTTGGCAAACCGATGTGTGTCAAAGATGTTGAAACGCTGCTCACCCAAAATGACAATCTCAAAAAATAAAATCAACAAGTCAAACCGATTATTAATCAAAAAAACAACAGTAGTCTTTTATGGCTGCTGTTGTTTTTCGCGTTGCATTTCTTCCATTAAATGCCTGCCGATTATTTTATTTTTTCCCGGTCGATAATTGAATCATACACGACCTTAGAAATATTTTTGGGGTTTTGAGCCTTGATGATCGCATAGGCATAATGCGGTGAAAAAGGTTTTGGATAATAAGCCAGGTAGCGTTCTTCCCAATCGGTTGGTGCATATTTTTCTTTGGCATGATGGAGCGCCTTAAAATGATAGGCACTATTCATGTTGTCATAAATATAGGCAAAGAGTTTTTCATTGATCGTCATCTTATCTCCAGATGCCACATTAAATAGCGGCGAAAGACCCATATTTGCAATGCGGATTCCCTCATCCCTCATTAGCATAAATGCTTCATAAATAATTTTTTCTAGCACCCCCTGGGGGGCGTCACTTTTTCTGCGGGTGACATCAGCAAGATAGCCCTGTCCACTCAAATAGGGCAAAAAAACAACAAATCCCAACATTTTCCCCTGCGCGTCCCGGGCATAAAAATATCGCCGGTCAAGCGGATTGTCCAGGCCGACGCCGCCCAGCATAAATGTCATTTCTGAGGTTGTTTTGCTTTTTAACCACTCTTCTGATATTTCTAATATTTCTTTTTCGATTTCCAGATTCTGTTGTTTTAGCGGCTGGTATTCCTGAACAATGATTCCGGCTTTGTTGGCATGATTGATCGCAGCTCGAACTTTTGCAACTTTGCCACCAGCCAGATTGTATTTTGAAAGTTCAAAGCAGGCGTCTTCTCCGTATTTTACAACCCCAAACTGAGCCGTTTGATATAATTCAAGAAAGCACTCCGTAACATTGAGCAGGAGTATATCCCAGCCATTTTGTCTGGAAAAAGTCAGCAACTCTGTTAAAAACTCGAAACCATCATTTTTATGGCAGATGATATCGCCACAGCAAACTAAAACCTTTCCCGCAATGGTATAGGCACAGACCCCTTCCACGTTTTTACTGAAAAAATAACGTTTGTCATTTTCAAGTGACAAATAAGACATGGGATTTTGTCCATGGGCAAGCACAATCTTCCGAACTTTTTCCTTATCGTATTTATCATGAATATAGTCATAAACAAGGGGCTTCATCAGTAGCAGCACGGAAGCAAAAATACAAATCCAATTCATGATGATTAACGAGTCGGCATACATCTGACCCAGGTTATTTTTGATATCCAATACATTGGTATCCATAAAGATTAACAGATTAATTGAATTTAACACTGCCTGATAGATTGAATGCACATCATTGATATGCGCTCTCATAATATATAAACCAAACGAAGCATTGATTAGCAGCAGCATAAATGAAATGCCAATAAAGATAAATGCCAATTTCAAAGTAACCCGGTTGGGCAACCGGTGAAAGTCCTTATATGAAACTAACAGCACGATTAACACAAACAACTCGATGATCACAATGGGAACCGTAAATCGGTGAAAGTGAACAATTTGCAAAACCAGCGTGGCCACCAGCACAATCACCTCAACAAACCAGGCACTACGGACTCGTTTGTACAAGCTATAGGCAAGCAGAAGCATCAGCAGACCCAACATAAATGACAATATCCCATGGGTTGCCATAACATTGGGATCGACCATGTTTTTATAAATATTTTCAAACGCTTTAGCAAATTTTAAAGGCAAAGCCGCAAATAAGTTCCCAAATCCGATCATAATCACCAGAAAAATAGCAACGTTCTGGATCTGTCTTCTGATAAATATATTCAAGCCTGACATCCTTTCAATTTTTAATTAAACGAGCTAATTGCGAACGTACCGTGAGCTTTGTGTCCAGTTTCGCACGAAACAATTTTTCACTGTTTCACGTTTATTTTATCATCTTATAATAGGATCTGGCGGTGAGTAGATAAACCGCCGTATAAACCAATGCATAAACCACAACACCAACAAGCGTGCATAAAAAAATGAGAGTCGTGTTGGTAAGCCGGAAGGCTGCCAGCATCTTGGTGATAACCGGGAAAGCAAAGGCCACATGCACAATGGCACCAGCCAGTGGCAGAAAGAAGACCATCAGAATCTGCTTGCCGATGGTTTTTTTAACCTCGGTTTTGTCCATCCCCACCTTCTGCATGATTTCAAACCGTTCGCTGTCTTCGTACCCTTCAGAAATTTGCTTGAAATAGATAATGAGTACCGTGGCCATCATAAACAGGGAGCCCAGAAAGACGCCTAGGAATAAGAAGCCGCCGAATATTCCATAAAGTTCCGCCAGCGATTCATAAATGTTTCGCACCTCAGTATTTGGATCAAGCTGACCAACCGAAGCTTTCATTTGCTCTGAAAAAAGGTTAATGTTATTTTCACTGCCATTTAAATTAAACATCAAGGCGTGATTAATCGCCGCTGACTCGCCGTCACCATTATCTTTGTTGGCATTCATTTCGTCATAAATAGCCATCATCGTCTGCTCGTCCTTAACAATGATATAGTAGCTACTCCCAGTAATCAGTTTCTTTTTAAAATCCATCGGTATCGATGCTAGCTGTTCAACCACCAGAAATTGATTTTCGCCAAAAACCACTGTTTGTTCTTGATAATTCTCACCGGCTGAAAAAATCAGCACCTCATTATCAGCTAACGTTTTATTTTGATTGGTCATGTGATTATAATCAGCCAGCGGGATGGTGATAATTTTGCTGACCGTATTATAATATTCTAAATCCAAGTGTTCATCGGTTACCATATCCGGCAGAAAATGACTACCCTCCTGAAAGGCCGTAAAAGTACTCATATCAAAAGACAGTTCATCAGTCGTTTCCACCTTTGTATTGATCTTTTCAGCTGAAACAATTTTTTCAATCTCAGAAAAATCGGTGGTCTCGGCCGCACCGATAATACTCACATCGATAGGATAATAATCCCGCCGCATACTTTCCTGACCGATGTATAGCGAGACGGTAGTCGAAATTGTGACGAGTACCATGGTACTGAGGATACAGATATTTGCCAGACCAACAGCGTTTTGTTTCATCCGATAAATCATCCCGGAAACTGAAACAAAATTGCGGGGCTGATAGTAGAATTGCTTATTCTTTTTTAAAGATTTTAGCAGCGTGACACTCCCCGCAGTAAACAAAGCGTAGGTTCCGATGATGACAAATATAACGGCAACAAAGAAAAGAATTATTGCTTCAACCGGATCTACCACTGTTAAAGCAATCGCATAGCCGATTCCAAGCGAAATCACGCCGATAAGCGTTATCAACCAAGAGGATTTTGGTTCTTTTTCCCCTTTCTCGCTCCCTCTTAATAAATCGATGGGGTTGGTCAACTTCACTTGTAAGAAATTGGTAAACAGGGTCAAGCCAAAAATCGCTAAAAATACCACCGTTGTATACAACAAACCCATTTGATCAATCTTAAAAGCAAGTGGACTTTTAATATGAGCAAGATTAAGGAGAATTAGAAACAACAGTTTTCCAATCAGAACTCCACCAAGGAGCCCCAAACTCAAACTGATGACCGTAACAAATAAGGTTTCATAAAATAGCACCTTGGCGATATGTTTCTTTTCCAGACCCAGAATACTATATAACCCCAGCTCTTTTTTCCGTCGTTTAATCAGAAAACTGTTGGTATAGAAAAGAAAAATCACCGCAAAAATTCCGATGACGATAATTCCTAGAAATAATAATGTTTTCAGACTTTCTGAACCTTGCATTACATCCAACCCCTTATTG
This window encodes:
- a CDS encoding phosphatidylglycerol lysyltransferase domain-containing protein; translation: MNIFIRRQIQNVAIFLVIMIGFGNLFAALPLKFAKAFENIYKNMVDPNVMATHGILSFMLGLLMLLLAYSLYKRVRSAWFVEVIVLVATLVLQIVHFHRFTVPIVIIELFVLIVLLVSYKDFHRLPNRVTLKLAFIFIGISFMLLLINASFGLYIMRAHINDVHSIYQAVLNSINLLIFMDTNVLDIKNNLGQMYADSLIIMNWICIFASVLLLMKPLVYDYIHDKYDKEKVRKIVLAHGQNPMSYLSLENDKRYFFSKNVEGVCAYTIAGKVLVCCGDIICHKNDGFEFLTELLTFSRQNGWDILLLNVTECFLELYQTAQFGVVKYGEDACFELSKYNLAGGKVAKVRAAINHANKAGIIVQEYQPLKQQNLEIEKEILEISEEWLKSKTTSEMTFMLGGVGLDNPLDRRYFYARDAQGKMLGFVVFLPYLSGQGYLADVTRRKSDAPQGVLEKIIYEAFMLMRDEGIRIANMGLSPLFNVASGDKMTINEKLFAYIYDNMNSAYHFKALHHAKEKYAPTDWEERYLAYYPKPFSPHYAYAIIKAQNPKNISKVVYDSIIDREKIK
- a CDS encoding FtsX-like permease family protein; translation: MNKLFYPKLALLNLKKNSSTYVPYILTCIGSIIAFYTMVSIQNNKGLDVMQGSESLKTLLFLGIIVIGIFAVIFLFYTNSFLIKRRKKELGLYSILGLEKKHIAKVLFYETLFVTVISLSLGLLGGVLIGKLLFLILLNLAHIKSPLAFKIDQMGLLYTTVVFLAIFGLTLFTNFLQVKLTNPIDLLRGSEKGEKEPKSSWLITLIGVISLGIGYAIALTVVDPVEAIILFFVAVIFVIIGTYALFTAGSVTLLKSLKKNKQFYYQPRNFVSVSGMIYRMKQNAVGLANICILSTMVLVTISTTVSLYIGQESMRRDYYPIDVSIIGAAETTDFSEIEKIVSAEKINTKVETTDELSFDMSTFTAFQEGSHFLPDMVTDEHLDLEYYNTVSKIITIPLADYNHMTNQNKTLADNEVLIFSAGENYQEQTVVFGENQFLVVEQLASIPMDFKKKLITGSSYYIIVKDEQTMMAIYDEMNANKDNGDGESAAINHALMFNLNGSENNINLFSEQMKASVGQLDPNTEVRNIYESLAELYGIFGGFLFLGVFLGSLFMMATVLIIYFKQISEGYEDSERFEIMQKVGMDKTEVKKTIGKQILMVFFLPLAGAIVHVAFAFPVITKMLAAFRLTNTTLIFLCTLVGVVVYALVYTAVYLLTARSYYKMIK